ACCAGCCGAGCTGTAGTGGTAGGTGGTGATGCACGATGGTGGTGGAGGTGGGGGTGGGGCCCAAAGGGCCGTAGTCCGTCCGTTCGGAATGTTGACGTGGTTTGGATATGCAGATGGGTTGTGTTAAATGGTTTGTGCTAAACCGCAATGTTACCATTAAACCGTCGGGGCAATCCCACGTGGGCGCTAGCGCGAAACGTCACACATATTACAACGAAATCCGTAGGGGCGGGTGCCATCCGCCCGCCACGAAACACCATAAAAAACGATATAAGTTAAAATGATACAAACCGTAGGAGCGACCCCATGCGACCGCCCTGCCGCAGATAGTCGGCTTGTACGTAACATCATAAAATACAATACAAAATCGATGGGGTTGCCTATTGCGGGCGCACGGCCGTGCGCCCCTAAGTTCTGACCTCTAATACATCTCATGAATCTTATGAATTGCCTCCCCCTCCCTAAACGCGCGTGCGCGTTTGGGGAGGGGGCTGGGGGGTGGGGCCGGTGCGGTACTTACAATCCCGACTCGCGCAGCTTTGAGAAAAGCTCCTTCTGTACTGCTGACAGCTTGTCGGGGACAGAAACAACAACCGTTACAAACAGGTCACCGCGGACTGACGGGTTATCGTAATTCGACACTCCTTGAGAGCGTAGCCTGAAGATCTTACCGCTTTTCGTGCCCGGCGGAATTTTCATTGTTATTGTGCTGTACGGTGTTTCTACCTGAATGTCGCCGCCAAGTATCGCAGTAGTCAGTGGAATAGGTTCGTTTACTTTAAGGTCATCAGCCACCCGTGTGTACCGTGTATCGGGTTGAACCGTAACTACAATTTCACCCGCAGGTATGCGCAGGCGCTGTCCACTGGCAATTCCCGGCTTAAATGAAATATCCACCTTCTTCCCGTCAATAGTAAAGCGTTTTCTGGCGCCATGCAATGCTTCTGAGAAAGTTAGTGACACCTCGTAGGTTTTGGGTGGAGGTGTAGCAGAGCGGGTGCCCCGTGACCGGGGTTGTGCACCACCAGCCATCCGGCCTCCGAACAATTGTGACAGCAGGTCTCCGAACGAAGTGCCTTCGAACGAACTTCCCATGTCGTCCATGGTAAACTGGAACGAACCGCCACGTCCGAAGTCACTGGCTGTTGGCCGACGTCCGCCCTGCGTATATGCTCCGTACTGCGAGTTAAATGCATCGTACTTAGCGCGCTTTTGCGGATCGCTCAGAACATCGTAGGCCTCGCTGATTCGTTTAAAGCGTTCTTCCGCTTCCGGGTTATTGGGGTTAGCATCGGGATGAAGCTCCTTTGCCAGCTTCCGAAACGCCTTCTTGATTTCGTCTGCCGAAGCCCCCTTTTCAATTCCTAATTCTTTGTAGTAATCTGTAAAACTCATGGTAGTGTGCTGTTGGTTTTGAGTGTTAAGACGAACCAAGGCGTTTTAGAGCGTCAATAAGACTCATGTTAAACCATTTTTCGATGAAGAGAGCCATAAGGATCAGAAAAGCCAGTGCCACAAAAAGAACCGCACCGACGATCTTGCCGGCACCGGCTTTTGACTGTTGCATGCCGGCCTTCACAACTGCCTGAGTAATGCGTTCAGTATAGGCGTAGATCGGAGCATAAATCAAAACAATAATCACCATGCCGATAATTGTTGCGGTAATAGGACGGAAGTGTTCTGTTTCCGAAAGGACCCGTGTTTCTATAGCACCTGTGATAAGGTACGACGTTAGAATAGAGATTGAAAACAGGACTGCCCGTGTTATACGTTTAAACATAGTGGAAGATTATTGCCTTTTGCTAATGTTACCGGTGGTGCCGGTTTGCTCTGTTGGTACGGCAAAAATGCATCATATTGCCACATAATTCAACATGAAGTACCAGATGGCACGATGTTGAACTGGCTGTTACAATAAGTTACGATCTGAAAAGCTGGTGAAGGTATCACCGCCGATGATAATATGGTCGAGCACCTTGATTTCTACAATTCTGCCTGCTTCAGTCAGGTGACGTGTAATGGCCAGGTCTTCTTTCGATGGTTCCGGGTTCCCTGATGGATGATTGTGTACCAGGATGATAGCCGCTGCATGTTCGGCAATAGCTAACCGGAATACTTCTCGGGGGTGAACCACGACAGCATTAAGCGAGCCCTCACCAACGCTAACCTCGCGGATAATCTGGTGTGCGGTGTTAAGGAGGATTACCAGAAAGATCTCGCGTTTAAGGTGACGAAGGCGGGGGATCATTCTGCGGGCAAGGAGTTCGGGTGACGTGATGCTGCGTTGATCGGTAAACGGTTCCGCCTGTAACCTGGTTGCAAGTTCAAGAGCGGCGCACAGAGTTGCCGCCTTTGCGTTACCCATACCGGGCATTAGCATGAGCTCCGAGACATCGCATCCTGCAATCGTATTTAGTGACCCATAGCGTTCCAACAAGTCACCGGCAATCGTATCAGCACTGCGCAGTACTGTTCCGGAGTTTATCAGAAGGGCCAGGAGCTCGCGTGTACTAAGTGCTCTCGGTCCAAGCCTGGCTAATCGCTCCCGGGGTCTGTCGGAAACTGCCTGCTGCACTGACTTGTTACCCATGACTCATAGCCCTCCGCTGCACTTTGGGCAGGAAATACCAAGACTTCAGGAACTTCATACGGATGTAGGGTAGTGAGTCTGTTAACCAGTTTTGTGACGCACTGTTGATGAGTTTTAAGGATTATGGTATGTTCGTTTTCTTGAACCACCTCTCCCTTCCACCGGTAAATGCTACGTGACGGCCCGGAAATTGTCCCACATGCAGCCAGGTTTTCGGCTACGAGGGTATTGACGACTTCAGAAGCAACTTCCGAGTCCGGAAACG
This is a stretch of genomic DNA from Ignavibacteria bacterium. It encodes these proteins:
- a CDS encoding DnaJ domain-containing protein; amino-acid sequence: MSFTDYYKELGIEKGASADEIKKAFRKLAKELHPDANPNNPEAEERFKRISEAYDVLSDPQKRAKYDAFNSQYGAYTQGGRRPTASDFGRGGSFQFTMDDMGSSFEGTSFGDLLSQLFGGRMAGGAQPRSRGTRSATPPPKTYEVSLTFSEALHGARKRFTIDGKKVDISFKPGIASGQRLRIPAGEIVVTVQPDTRYTRVADDLKVNEPIPLTTAILGGDIQVETPYSTITMKIPPGTKSGKIFRLRSQGVSNYDNPSVRGDLFVTVVVSVPDKLSAVQKELFSKLRESGL
- the radC gene encoding DNA repair protein RadC is translated as MGNKSVQQAVSDRPRERLARLGPRALSTRELLALLINSGTVLRSADTIAGDLLERYGSLNTIAGCDVSELMLMPGMGNAKAATLCAALELATRLQAEPFTDQRSITSPELLARRMIPRLRHLKREIFLVILLNTAHQIIREVSVGEGSLNAVVVHPREVFRLAIAEHAAAIILVHNHPSGNPEPSKEDLAITRHLTEAGRIVEIKVLDHIIIGGDTFTSFSDRNLL
- a CDS encoding divalent-cation tolerance protein CutA; translated protein: MIASSVAIVITSFPDSEVASEVVNTLVAENLAACGTISGPSRSIYRWKGEVVQENEHTIILKTHQQCVTKLVNRLTTLHPYEVPEVLVFPAQSAAEGYESWVTSQCSRQFPTDPGSD